Proteins found in one Serinicoccus marinus DSM 15273 genomic segment:
- a CDS encoding patatin-like phospholipase family protein, which translates to MLPASAHQSPFHGPPPADPVLAQLEAARATAHHGPSARRPRRGSALCLSGGGFRAALFHLGAVRRLDELGVLGSLRSLSAVSGGAVLATLLLHPDLEWPDADGGTGPGGGRVGGLEELVAAPLLALTRRNLRTPALLSRVSPRGWGRPDPSVQVLADELERAVPWWGTDLREHRRRGGPVVLTGVTEIGYGVSWLFADPRSAGPRGRIGDHRLGHAAPPPGLRLVDSVAASCAYPPFFGPLELDGADLGLTGGAADPDEPEAVREAIRRRIQLVDGGVYDNLALEPVWSDHATVLVSDGGAVFGGRPAGSVLSRLGRLLSIASSGGQTARLRWLRAGFAAGTLAGATWSLDSPADLRRGSGPGSPGPLLDGYDPEVVGAIHRVRTDLDAFSPEEQMVLCRYGYLVADASIRRHSPQVVRRDAALLPPHPQVAAGADALSALRDSGRITALGRR; encoded by the coding sequence CGCCCTGTGCCTGTCCGGGGGCGGCTTCCGTGCCGCCCTGTTCCACCTCGGTGCCGTGCGGCGCCTCGATGAGCTCGGCGTCCTGGGCTCCCTGCGCAGCCTCAGCGCGGTCTCCGGCGGGGCCGTGCTGGCCACCCTGCTGCTGCACCCTGACCTGGAGTGGCCCGACGCCGACGGCGGCACCGGACCCGGCGGCGGACGCGTCGGCGGGCTGGAGGAGCTCGTCGCAGCACCGCTGCTCGCCCTCACCCGCCGCAACCTGCGCACCCCGGCGCTGCTGTCGCGGGTCAGCCCCCGCGGCTGGGGTCGACCGGACCCGAGCGTGCAGGTGCTGGCTGACGAGCTCGAGCGCGCGGTCCCGTGGTGGGGCACCGACCTGCGCGAGCACCGCCGCCGAGGTGGCCCCGTGGTGCTCACCGGGGTGACCGAGATCGGCTACGGCGTCTCCTGGCTCTTCGCCGACCCCCGGTCGGCGGGACCGCGCGGCCGGATCGGCGACCACCGCCTCGGGCACGCCGCCCCGCCGCCGGGGCTGCGGCTGGTCGACTCCGTGGCCGCCTCCTGCGCCTACCCGCCGTTCTTCGGCCCGCTGGAGCTGGACGGTGCCGACCTCGGGCTCACCGGCGGTGCGGCCGACCCGGACGAGCCGGAGGCGGTGCGTGAGGCGATCCGACGCCGCATCCAACTGGTGGACGGCGGGGTCTACGACAACCTCGCCCTGGAGCCGGTGTGGTCCGACCACGCGACGGTGCTGGTCAGCGATGGTGGAGCGGTCTTCGGAGGGCGACCGGCAGGGTCGGTGCTCAGCCGTCTCGGGCGGCTGCTGTCCATCGCCTCCAGCGGCGGGCAGACCGCGAGGCTGCGATGGTTGCGGGCAGGCTTCGCCGCCGGCACGCTCGCGGGGGCGACGTGGTCGCTGGACTCGCCCGCCGACCTGCGGCGCGGGTCCGGTCCCGGCTCGCCGGGACCGCTGCTCGACGGGTATGACCCCGAGGTCGTCGGGGCGATCCACCGGGTGCGGACCGACCTGGACGCCTTCAGCCCCGAGGAGCAGATGGTCCTGTGCCGGTACGGCTACCTCGTGGCGGACGCCTCGATCCGGCGGCACAGCCCGCAGGTGGTGCGCCGCGACGCGGCGCTGCTGCCGCCCCACCCGCAGGTCGCCGCGGGCGCCGACGCCCTGTCCGCGCTGCGCGACTCCGGTCGGATCACCGCCCTCGGGCGGCGCTGA
- a CDS encoding sensor histidine kinase, whose product MARRPRSLRVKIVTSVVAIFACVLLVSGVATVLALRHTLVGQLDEDLRLSSERVGDEVGGGFDQPPPAGPGEDLDERGPARPPGGGDRSLAVVLRDGEAVVNSVVTTDNRLGSLDDAQLALLEQAAQDAAGSPTGSEPFSVDLGAGVGDYRVVVEDGAQGDTLLTGLPLAGVTDTTRQVVLILLPAALLSLLAAGAGSAWLVRRDLAPLDRVAATARRVSQQRLERGEVAVEDRVPASATEAGTEVGQVGQALNELLDTMESALSVRHASEQRVRQFVADASHELRTPLASIRGYAELSRRESQPVPPGVRHALDRVEAESLRMQGLVEDLLLLARLDAGRPLEREPVDLTLVCLDTVSDARAAGQDHTWVLDLPEDPVELVGDEARLRQVLVNLLANARTHTPPGTTVTTGLRATADAVEVVVEDDGPGIPERLQETVFERFARGEDSRSRAAGSTGLGLSIVAAVARAHDGHVRVESRPGQTRFVLTLPREGAR is encoded by the coding sequence GTGGCCCGTCGGCCCAGGTCGCTGCGCGTCAAGATCGTCACCTCCGTGGTGGCGATCTTCGCGTGCGTGCTCCTCGTCTCCGGGGTCGCCACCGTCCTCGCGCTGCGGCACACCCTCGTCGGGCAGCTCGACGAGGACCTGCGCCTGTCCAGCGAGCGGGTGGGGGACGAGGTCGGGGGCGGCTTCGACCAGCCGCCACCGGCCGGGCCGGGGGAGGACCTCGACGAGCGCGGTCCCGCCCGCCCGCCAGGAGGCGGCGACCGCTCGCTCGCCGTCGTGCTGCGCGACGGCGAGGCGGTGGTGAACTCCGTGGTCACGACGGACAACCGGCTGGGCTCGCTGGACGACGCCCAGCTGGCCCTGCTGGAGCAGGCGGCGCAGGACGCCGCCGGGTCGCCCACGGGGTCCGAGCCGTTCTCCGTGGACCTCGGCGCCGGGGTGGGGGACTATCGGGTGGTGGTGGAGGACGGTGCCCAGGGCGACACGCTGCTGACCGGGCTGCCCCTGGCGGGGGTCACGGACACGACGCGCCAGGTCGTGCTCATCCTGCTGCCGGCGGCGCTGCTGTCGCTCCTCGCGGCGGGTGCGGGCTCGGCGTGGCTGGTGCGGCGGGACCTGGCACCCCTGGACCGGGTCGCGGCGACCGCGCGGCGGGTCTCCCAGCAACGGCTGGAGCGGGGCGAGGTGGCGGTCGAGGACCGGGTGCCGGCGTCGGCCACGGAGGCGGGGACCGAGGTGGGGCAGGTCGGGCAGGCGCTCAACGAGCTCCTGGACACCATGGAGTCCGCGCTGTCGGTGCGTCATGCCAGCGAGCAGCGGGTGCGCCAGTTCGTCGCGGACGCCTCGCACGAGCTGCGGACGCCGCTCGCCTCGATCCGCGGGTATGCCGAGCTCTCCCGCCGGGAGAGCCAGCCGGTGCCCCCGGGAGTCCGGCACGCCCTGGACCGGGTGGAGGCCGAGTCGCTGCGCATGCAGGGCCTGGTCGAGGACCTGCTGCTGCTGGCGCGGCTCGACGCGGGTCGGCCGCTGGAGCGGGAGCCGGTCGACCTCACCCTCGTCTGCCTGGACACCGTCAGCGATGCCCGCGCCGCCGGGCAGGACCACACCTGGGTGCTCGACCTGCCCGAGGACCCGGTGGAGCTCGTCGGCGACGAGGCGCGGCTGCGGCAGGTGCTGGTCAACCTGCTCGCGAACGCCCGCACCCACACCCCGCCCGGGACGACCGTGACGACCGGGCTCCGGGCCACCGCCGACGCGGTCGAGGTGGTCGTCGAGGACGACGGACCAGGCATACCCGAGCGGCTGCAGGAGACCGTCTTCGAGCGCTTCGCCCGCGGCGAGGACTCCCGCTCCCGGGCCGCCGGGAGCACGGGGCTCGGGCTCTCGATCGTCGCCGCGGTGGCCCGGGCGCACGACGGCCACGTCAGGGTGGAGTCCCGACCGGGCCAGACCCGCTTCGTCTTGACGCTGCCGCGCGAGGGGGCGCGGTGA
- a CDS encoding response regulator transcription factor → MTPAAAPALTRLDGTPVRVLVVDDEAHLTELLSMALRYEGWEVRAAGTGMDAVRVAREFSPDAVVLDMMLPDFDGLEVLRRMRAGEPDVPVLFLTAKDAVEDRVAGLTAGGDDYVTKPFSLEEVVARVRALMRRTAVVAQESGSVLVVGDLTLDEDSHEVARAGTEITLTATEFELLRFLMRNPRRVLSKAQILDRVWNYDFGGQANIVELYISYLRKKIDLDREPMIHTMRGAGYVLKPAAGS, encoded by the coding sequence ATGACGCCAGCCGCAGCCCCCGCCCTCACCCGCCTCGACGGGACCCCCGTGCGCGTCCTCGTCGTCGACGACGAGGCGCACCTGACCGAGCTGCTGTCGATGGCGCTGCGCTACGAGGGCTGGGAGGTGCGCGCCGCGGGCACCGGGATGGACGCGGTGCGGGTGGCCCGCGAGTTCTCCCCGGACGCCGTGGTGCTGGACATGATGCTGCCCGACTTCGACGGCCTCGAGGTGTTGCGCCGGATGCGGGCCGGTGAGCCGGACGTCCCGGTGCTCTTCCTCACCGCCAAGGATGCCGTGGAGGACCGGGTCGCCGGGCTGACGGCGGGCGGTGACGACTACGTCACCAAGCCGTTCAGCCTCGAGGAGGTCGTCGCCCGGGTGCGAGCCCTCATGCGGCGCACCGCCGTGGTCGCCCAGGAGTCCGGCTCGGTGCTCGTCGTCGGTGACCTGACGCTGGACGAGGACAGCCACGAGGTGGCGCGCGCCGGGACCGAGATCACGCTCACCGCCACGGAGTTCGAGCTGCTGCGCTTCCTCATGCGCAACCCGCGTCGCGTGCTGTCCAAGGCGCAGATCCTGGACCGGGTGTGGAACTACGACTTCGGGGGCCAGGCCAACATCGTCGAGCTCTACATCTCCTACCTGCGCAAGAAGATCGACCTCGACCGCGAGCCCATGATCCACACGATGCGTGGGGCCGGCTACGTCCTCAAGCCAGCCGCGGGATCCTGA